One genomic segment of Thermomicrobiales bacterium includes these proteins:
- a CDS encoding MFS transporter, with protein MTDGAIDQPKPTTRKPTEPPSYWSVLHHASVQIVALSRFLSRMGGQTLSYGIMVFLAAAGASQLEISLANSASFLAALLFGLQGGLLADSRPKRQILAFGFAVQAVLCFVVPFTIGTDVGDLLFVVFVTSAITQVVTPGMKSIVAIVATPAEVATTSALINITGSIGSAVGSAFIAPVLIKTSGIEAIMVASGVLFVLSAVRIYHLPASERRGKKEHSKSLRDVDWRPRALSLTYNAEWIMANRPIASMLLVGGLAGALYQGINTLVPVYVREVLHQDPTNSIYIMAPSGVGYLIGAFGSPFFIRWFGERRVAVWSLVLMAVGMFLLGSIGLVAGPLAAISPLRLVTEITGVQLSDAVMAAGVAAIPANLGSTAASQAVQVYVNRNVPVRTQGGVFGLQQVQENALNLITVILLGFAATVTGPQYIFLVAPIIVVGAVLGLVRYSYRHTTGEFPEFSESIEFFTEDIPPQKIRNAWPRRRRKKPAKTPSSGT; from the coding sequence ATGACAGACGGCGCTATCGACCAACCCAAGCCAACCACGCGCAAACCGACGGAGCCGCCGTCGTATTGGTCTGTGCTGCATCACGCCTCGGTGCAGATCGTCGCGCTCTCCCGTTTTCTCTCCCGCATGGGGGGCCAGACGCTCAGCTACGGCATCATGGTCTTCCTGGCCGCGGCGGGCGCCAGCCAGCTCGAGATCTCTCTGGCCAATTCGGCGTCCTTCCTGGCGGCGCTGCTCTTTGGCCTGCAAGGGGGCTTGCTGGCCGACTCGCGCCCCAAACGCCAGATTCTGGCGTTCGGCTTCGCCGTCCAGGCGGTGCTCTGTTTCGTCGTCCCGTTCACCATCGGCACCGATGTCGGCGATCTGCTCTTCGTCGTCTTCGTCACCAGCGCCATCACCCAGGTCGTCACCCCGGGGATGAAGTCGATCGTGGCCATCGTGGCTACTCCCGCCGAGGTCGCCACCACCAGCGCGCTGATCAATATCACCGGATCGATCGGTTCGGCGGTGGGTTCGGCCTTCATCGCGCCGGTACTGATCAAGACCTCCGGCATCGAGGCAATCATGGTTGCCTCCGGTGTGCTCTTCGTGCTGAGCGCGGTGCGCATCTATCACCTGCCGGCATCAGAACGACGCGGCAAAAAGGAGCATTCCAAATCGCTGCGTGATGTGGACTGGCGGCCACGCGCGCTTTCGCTGACCTATAACGCCGAATGGATCATGGCCAACCGGCCAATTGCTTCCATGCTGTTGGTGGGCGGTTTGGCGGGAGCGCTCTATCAGGGGATCAATACGCTGGTTCCCGTCTATGTGCGGGAAGTGCTCCATCAAGACCCGACCAACAGCATCTACATCATGGCGCCCTCCGGGGTGGGCTACCTGATCGGCGCGTTCGGGTCACCCTTCTTTATCCGCTGGTTCGGTGAGCGTCGGGTGGCCGTCTGGTCGCTGGTATTGATGGCAGTCGGCATGTTCCTGCTCGGTTCGATTGGTCTGGTGGCGGGCCCGCTGGCCGCCATTAGCCCGTTGCGGCTGGTGACCGAAATCACCGGGGTGCAGTTGAGCGATGCCGTGATGGCGGCGGGAGTGGCGGCTATCCCGGCGAACCTTGGCTCCACGGCTGCCAGCCAGGCAGTGCAGGTCTACGTGAACCGCAATGTGCCGGTGCGTACCCAGGGCGGCGTCTTCGGTTTGCAGCAGGTGCAAGAGAATGCGCTCAATCTGATCACGGTCATCCTGCTCGGTTTCGCGGCAACCGTGACCGGTCCGCAGTACATCTTCCTGGTGGCGCCCATCATCGTCGTGGGGGCTGTGCTGGGACTGGTGCGGTATAGCTACCGGCACACCACCGGTGAATTTCCCGAGTTCTCGGAAAGTATCGAATTCTTTACCGAAGATATCCCTCCGCAGAAAATCAGGAACGCCTGGCCTCGGCGTCGAAGGAAGAAACCCGCGAAAACGCCATCCTCCGGAACGTAG